A window from Pagrus major chromosome 4, Pma_NU_1.0 encodes these proteins:
- the sh3gl3a gene encoding endophilin-A3a produces MSVAGLKKQFHKASQLLSEKISGAEGTKLDEDFMEMERKIEVTNKSVFDLLSKTTEYLQPNPASRAKLNMLNTMSKIRGQVKTTGYPQTEGLLGDCMLRYGHELGEDSVFGCALVDMGEAMRQMADVKDSLDISVKQNFIDPLQNLQDKDLKEITHHLKKLEGRRLDFDYKKKRQGKIPEEEIRQAVEKFEESKELAERSMFNFLENDVEQVSQLSALIEAAVEYHQQSSEILEELSRKLQKTISAASSRPKREFKPKTIRSSMETLENSQHNGLSYSSSLKSNDIQINHRVNGKTDHITSVPLSWPESPTTNGNIQQSEVMDQPSCRSLYDFEPENEGELGFKEGDIIILTNQIDENWYEGMINGVSGFFPINYVEVIVPLPQ; encoded by the exons CTACTCAGTGAAAAGATCAGTGGGGCCGAGGGGACGAAGCTGGATGAAGACTTCatggagatggagagg AAAATTGAGGTGACCAACAAGTCAGTGTTTGACCTCTTGTCCAAAACAACAGAATACCTTCAACCTAAcccag CTTCTCGAGCCAAACTGAACATGCTTAACACAATGTCAAAGATCCGAGGACAAGTGAAGACCACTGGCTACCCTCAGACTGAAGGCCTGCTGGGTGACTGCATGCTGCGCTACGGCCATGAACTGGGAGAGGACTCCGTCTTTG GCTGTGCTCTGGTGGATATGGGTGAGGCCATGAGGCAGATGGCAGATGTGAAGGACTCCCTGGACATAAGCGTCAAACAAAACTTTATTGACCCTCTGCAGAATCTACAGGATAAGGACCTGAAAGAGATTACG CACCACCTGAAGAAGCTGGAGGGCCGTCGGTTAGACTTCGACTATAAGAAGAAGCGACAGGGGAAGATTCCAGAAGAGGAGATCAGACAGGCTGTGGAGAAGTTTGAGGAGAGCAAAGAACTGGCTGAGAGGAGCATGTTTAACTTCCTGGAGAATGAT GTGGAGCAGGTGAGCCAGCTGTCAGCACTGATTGAGGCAGCTGTAGAGTACCACCAGCAGTCGAGTGAAATCCTGGAGGAGCTCAGCAGAAAGCTGCAGAAGAC GATATCCGCAGCTAGCAGCCGGCCCAAGAGAGAGTTCAAACCTAAGACCATCAGGAGCAGCATGGAGACCCTGGAAAACAGTCAGCACAACGGCCTCTCCTACAGTTCCTCGCTAAAGTCCAATG ATATCCAGATCAACCACCGAGTCAATGGGAAAA CTGATCATATAACCTCTGTTCCACTGTCATGGCCTGAGAGCCCTACTACCAATGGCAATATTCAAC AGTCCGAGGTGATGGACCAGCCGAGCTGTCGCTCCCTCTATGACTTTGAGCCAGAGAACGAGGGTGAGCTAGGCTTCAAGGAGGGTGACATCATCATCCTTACCAACCAGATAGATGAGAACTGGTACGAGGGCATGATCAACGGAGTGTCCGGCTTTTTCCCCATCAACTACGTGGAGGTAATCGTCCCCCTGCCACAGTGA